A stretch of the Bartonella henselae str. Houston-1 genome encodes the following:
- a CDS encoding KpsF/GutQ family sugar-phosphate isomerase, with product MTAQSSHMLVLQSTVTSAFKTIASEKQGLEALEEALLGYLSSAFQAAVQTIRNANGHVVITGLGKSGHIGAKIAATLASTGTPAFFVHAAEANHGDLGMIGSDDVILALSWSGETSELSGIINHAARFRTPLIAMTSGEHSVLGRQADIVLLLPKIEEACPHGLAPTTSTIMQLAMGDALAVALLEMRGFTATDFKIYHPGGSLGASLKYVRDIMHQGESIPLVAQGTAMAKAMSVLVEKHFGCVGVVNQEGELIGIVTDGDLARNIHVNLSKFNVDELMTKDPKIVEPNTLVGAATAFINEHHIGAFFVVENKKPIGIVHFHDLLRIGAA from the coding sequence ATGACAGCACAGTCTTCCCATATGTTGGTTTTACAAAGCACTGTTACATCGGCATTTAAAACAATTGCAAGTGAGAAACAAGGGCTTGAAGCCCTTGAAGAAGCTTTGCTTGGATATCTTTCTTCCGCTTTTCAAGCTGCTGTTCAAACTATCAGAAATGCTAATGGTCATGTAGTAATTACTGGTCTTGGCAAGAGTGGTCATATAGGTGCAAAAATTGCTGCAACTTTAGCTTCGACCGGAACGCCTGCTTTTTTTGTGCATGCTGCAGAAGCTAATCATGGTGATCTTGGTATGATTGGATCTGACGATGTTATTCTTGCTTTGTCATGGTCAGGCGAAACTTCGGAATTAAGTGGCATTATCAACCATGCTGCGCGGTTTCGCACGCCACTTATTGCCATGACATCGGGGGAGCACTCTGTATTAGGACGGCAAGCGGATATTGTACTCTTATTGCCAAAGATAGAAGAGGCGTGTCCTCACGGGCTTGCTCCTACAACTTCAACAATTATGCAATTGGCAATGGGAGATGCGTTAGCTGTTGCTCTTTTAGAAATGCGTGGTTTTACTGCGACAGATTTTAAAATTTATCATCCTGGTGGTTCTCTTGGTGCAAGTCTTAAATATGTTCGTGATATTATGCATCAGGGTGAAAGTATTCCTTTGGTTGCGCAAGGTACAGCCATGGCTAAAGCTATGAGTGTTTTGGTTGAAAAACATTTTGGTTGTGTGGGTGTTGTGAATCAAGAAGGTGAATTAATTGGAATTGTGACGGATGGTGATCTTGCACGCAACATTCACGTTAACTTATCGAAATTTAATGTTGATGAGTTAATGACAAAGGATCCCAAAATTGTCGAGCCAAATACACTGGTTGGTGCTGCAACAGCTTTTATTAATGAGCACCATATTGGGGCTTTTTTCGTGGTTGAAAATAAGAAGCCGATAGGAATTGTTCACTTTCACGATCTTTTACGCATTGGTGCTGCTTAA
- the mgtE gene encoding magnesium transporter has translation MTEIKTTFDFKNSSPEVLAEELKNYHFADSIDIINDLDIMERVTILSLLPLDYTIELFDKPELEQPAAILELLPVNRSIEILDGMSADAAADVFQEMDTETRTRLYALLKPITRAELKKLTSYPEHTAGALMTTEFIAVPANWTVKKTLNHIRDVERTRETVYTSYVIDPKTGTLLKAVSLRNLILASPDDQILNVSTHDTPITISPFTHHEDIARLFQRHDLLSVPVIDDGNHVIGIVTVDDVLDTMVDEMSEDAYKFGGMEALDKPYMQINFLGMMKKRGGWLALLFVGEMLTASAMQYFEAELEKAIILTLFIPLIMSSGGNSGSQATSLIIRALALRELTLKDWWKVIIREIPAGLSLGILLGIIGVMRIVFWQQLGIYDYGKHWMAVCVTVGAALVGIVTFGSLSGSMLPFILKRLRFDPASASAPLVATLVDVMGIVIYFSVASVILSGTLL, from the coding sequence ATGACTGAAATTAAAACGACCTTCGACTTCAAAAATTCTTCTCCTGAAGTTCTCGCCGAAGAATTAAAAAATTATCATTTTGCTGACTCAATTGATATCATCAATGATCTTGATATCATGGAACGCGTCACTATTCTTAGCCTTTTACCTCTTGATTATACCATTGAACTCTTTGACAAACCAGAACTTGAACAACCAGCAGCTATTCTTGAACTTCTCCCTGTAAACCGCTCAATTGAAATTCTTGATGGCATGTCTGCCGATGCCGCTGCTGATGTCTTTCAGGAAATGGATACAGAAACTCGCACGCGGCTTTACGCATTACTCAAACCCATAACGCGCGCTGAGCTGAAAAAACTGACCAGTTACCCTGAACATACAGCGGGTGCATTGATGACAACAGAGTTTATAGCTGTTCCTGCAAACTGGACCGTAAAAAAAACTCTAAATCATATTCGTGATGTTGAACGAACACGTGAAACAGTTTATACAAGCTATGTTATCGACCCTAAAACAGGCACTCTTCTTAAAGCTGTTTCGCTGCGTAACCTTATCCTTGCTTCGCCTGATGATCAAATTCTAAACGTCTCTACACACGACACACCCATCACAATATCCCCCTTCACGCATCATGAAGATATTGCTCGTCTTTTCCAACGCCATGATCTTCTCTCTGTACCGGTTATTGATGATGGAAATCATGTCATTGGTATTGTGACAGTCGATGACGTACTAGACACAATGGTTGATGAAATGAGTGAAGATGCTTACAAATTTGGAGGTATGGAAGCTCTCGATAAACCCTATATGCAGATAAACTTTTTAGGGATGATGAAAAAACGTGGGGGCTGGCTTGCTTTACTTTTTGTTGGCGAAATGTTGACAGCCAGCGCTATGCAATATTTCGAAGCGGAGCTTGAAAAAGCTATTATCCTTACACTTTTCATTCCTCTCATTATGAGTTCAGGAGGAAACTCTGGCTCACAGGCAACATCCCTTATTATTCGTGCATTAGCTCTGCGTGAACTCACGCTTAAGGACTGGTGGAAAGTCATTATTCGTGAAATTCCCGCAGGGCTATCTCTTGGTATTCTACTCGGAATCATTGGAGTTATGCGCATTGTTTTCTGGCAACAGCTCGGTATCTATGACTATGGAAAACATTGGATGGCTGTTTGTGTAACGGTAGGAGCTGCTTTGGTTGGGATCGTTACATTCGGTTCCTTATCTGGATCCATGCTTCCTTTTATTCTTAAACGCTTGAGATTTGATCCCGCAAGTGCTTCAGCTCCCCTTGTTGCAACTTTAGTAGATGTTATGGGGATTGTAATCTATTTTTCTGTTGCCTCCGTCATTTTATCTGGAACTCTACTTTAA
- the ppa gene encoding inorganic diphosphatase, with product MNIKEIAVGKNPPEDVNVIVEVSLGGQPIKYEMDKKSGALFVDRFLYTSMVYPGNYGFVPHTLSEDGDPIDVLICNTRPLLPGCVINVYPIGALIMEDDGGKDEKIIAIPTPKLTQRYNNIHDYTDLPEITLKQIEHFFEHYKDLEPGKWAKIEGWRDKSFAHELIKQAIERNKEL from the coding sequence ATGAATATTAAAGAGATAGCCGTTGGTAAAAATCCACCAGAAGATGTCAATGTCATCGTTGAAGTCTCTCTTGGTGGACAACCAATAAAATATGAAATGGACAAAAAATCGGGCGCATTATTCGTTGATCGTTTTCTTTATACCTCGATGGTTTATCCAGGAAATTACGGTTTTGTTCCACATACTCTTTCAGAAGATGGTGATCCCATTGATGTTCTGATCTGTAATACACGTCCACTTCTTCCTGGCTGTGTTATTAATGTTTACCCGATCGGTGCTCTGATTATGGAAGATGACGGTGGTAAAGATGAAAAAATTATTGCCATCCCTACTCCCAAATTAACACAACGATATAATAATATTCATGACTATACAGATCTTCCTGAAATTACACTTAAGCAAATTGAGCATTTCTTTGAACATTATAAAGATCTGGAACCTGGAAAATGGGCAAAAATTGAAGGTTGGCGTGATAAAAGTTTTGCACATGAATTGATTAAGCAAGCGATTGAGCGTAATAAAGAATTATAG
- a CDS encoding SGNH/GDSL hydrolase family protein produces MFLFRPILLIFLLFSLLVVSVIQPSPSQATNFFKWLLEHNKQEQKPPQIIEQKTYKPQKTIIQKNTHKLKKENAKRILVIGDFVASAVANALKNLFTDNSDIIIINNTIPDSGLVRTDHISWKSNLSELIDKNKPDVIIMIIGANDNQPITTSYGIFSVLQPEWLNIYKQRIIEITESLHTSGKPWIWMGQPAFGNEHLTQKMKIFNELYRKETEVAGGYFLDIWNGFTDEQGRFSFSGYDIHGKIAKLRTNNGIHFTFEGKKKLAFYLEKPLKNILNFDSSPYKNRYLTNTNNRQFITQEPNNILQQPPMSLDDIAQQNTRLLNKINQNFVKKLWFPPNGHQKDRADNFSLP; encoded by the coding sequence TTGTTCCTTTTCCGTCCGATACTCCTGATTTTTCTGCTTTTCTCTCTCCTTGTCGTGAGTGTCATACAACCATCTCCAAGTCAAGCGACGAACTTCTTTAAATGGTTGTTAGAACATAACAAACAAGAACAAAAACCACCGCAAATTATAGAACAAAAAACATACAAACCACAAAAGACTATAATACAAAAAAACACACATAAGCTAAAAAAAGAGAATGCAAAGCGCATTCTCGTCATAGGGGACTTTGTAGCTTCTGCTGTCGCTAATGCACTCAAAAATCTTTTTACTGATAATAGCGATATCATCATCATAAATAATACAATACCGGATTCTGGTTTGGTCAGAACTGATCACATTTCTTGGAAAAGCAATCTTTCTGAACTCATTGATAAAAATAAACCTGACGTTATTATCATGATAATCGGTGCAAATGATAATCAACCGATCACAACGTCTTACGGCATATTCAGTGTGCTTCAACCGGAATGGCTCAACATCTATAAACAAAGAATTATCGAAATTACTGAAAGCCTTCACACTTCGGGGAAACCATGGATATGGATGGGACAACCTGCTTTTGGAAATGAACACTTGACACAAAAAATGAAAATTTTCAATGAACTCTACAGAAAAGAAACAGAAGTAGCAGGAGGATATTTCCTCGATATTTGGAATGGTTTTACTGATGAACAAGGTCGATTTTCTTTTTCCGGTTATGATATTCATGGAAAAATAGCCAAATTACGTACAAATAATGGCATTCACTTTACCTTTGAGGGAAAGAAAAAACTTGCTTTCTATTTAGAAAAGCCATTGAAAAACATTCTAAATTTTGATTCATCCCCCTATAAAAATAGATATCTCACAAACACAAATAATCGACAATTTATTACACAAGAGCCCAATAATATTCTACAGCAACCGCCAATGAGCCTCGATGACATAGCACAACAAAATACCCGCCTACTTAACAAAATAAATCAAAATTTCGTCAAAAAATTATGGTTTCCGCCAAATGGTCACCAGAAAGATCGTGCTGACAATTTTTCTCTTCCCTAA
- a CDS encoding M3 family metallopeptidase, whose amino-acid sequence MTKAALLDWKGFSGLPDFFSISDEDFKPTFEQALKEAEEEIETIAMVQEPPTLESFLQPFELSGKRLDRVCSIFFLRSGAHSNALIQQLEQEFVVKLSRYSSKIMMDVRIFAKINALYKQSQQGVYDNETTRVLELWWKKFVCNGAKLDEKSKKRLVEINEKLAFLNATFGQHVLKDEAEWILFLEQTDLSGLPDDLIASMKEIACERGHEGAYALTLARSIVEPFLKFSHRRDLREKAFQAWSKRGENNNENDNRAILLEIVALRNEKAKLLGYKSFADLKLDNTMAKSIDAVMGLLTPVWERARAKAASEQIELQNFANNRGSNESLAAWDWRYYAEKLRAEKFSFDGAEIKYYFQLDRIIEAAFAVAKKLFGISFEEKNAVALWHPDARLWEVKKSDGSFLGHFIGDYFARSSKRSGAWMNSLQVQHKLDGGQKPIIYNICNFAKPPKGEIALLSLDDAQTLFHEFGHALHGLLSDVTWPSVACTSVSRDFVELPSQLYEHWLTVPEILKSYATHAKTGLPIPQALMDKIVSAQTFDAGFSAVEFISSALVDMAIHQRETISDPTMFEHQELEKLQMPNTIIMRHRPPHFTHIFSSDGYAAGYYSYLWSEVLDADAFQAFEETGDVFNSQLADRLKRFIYSAGGSRDPEELYKAFRGRLPSPEAMIKKRGL is encoded by the coding sequence ATGACAAAAGCAGCACTGTTGGACTGGAAGGGATTTTCAGGACTTCCTGATTTTTTTTCAATAAGTGATGAAGATTTTAAGCCCACTTTTGAACAAGCGCTTAAAGAAGCAGAGGAAGAAATCGAGACGATTGCAATGGTGCAAGAGCCACCAACGCTTGAGAGTTTTTTGCAACCTTTTGAACTTTCTGGAAAAAGGCTTGATCGTGTATGTTCAATATTTTTCTTGCGTTCAGGTGCTCATAGTAATGCGTTGATTCAACAGTTAGAACAAGAATTTGTTGTAAAGCTTTCTCGTTATTCTTCGAAAATTATGATGGATGTACGGATATTTGCGAAAATAAACGCGCTTTATAAACAGTCGCAGCAAGGTGTGTATGATAATGAAACAACGCGTGTCCTTGAATTATGGTGGAAAAAGTTTGTTTGTAATGGTGCAAAACTTGATGAAAAAAGCAAGAAAAGGCTCGTTGAAATTAATGAAAAGCTTGCTTTTTTAAATGCTACTTTTGGTCAACATGTCTTAAAAGATGAAGCTGAATGGATTTTATTTTTAGAACAAACAGATTTGTCTGGTTTACCAGATGATCTTATTGCTTCAATGAAAGAAATTGCGTGCGAAAGGGGACATGAGGGCGCTTATGCTTTAACATTGGCACGCTCAATTGTTGAACCATTTTTAAAATTTTCTCATCGTCGTGATTTGCGTGAAAAAGCATTTCAAGCTTGGTCTAAGCGCGGTGAAAATAATAACGAGAATGATAATCGTGCAATTCTTTTAGAGATTGTTGCACTTCGAAATGAAAAGGCTAAATTATTAGGGTATAAGTCTTTCGCAGATTTGAAACTTGATAATACTATGGCGAAAAGCATTGATGCAGTTATGGGATTGCTCACACCTGTATGGGAACGTGCAAGAGCTAAGGCTGCAAGCGAACAGATTGAATTGCAAAATTTTGCAAATAATCGGGGCAGCAATGAATCTTTAGCAGCTTGGGATTGGCGTTATTATGCTGAAAAACTTCGTGCTGAAAAATTTTCTTTCGATGGCGCTGAAATTAAATATTATTTTCAGCTTGATCGCATAATTGAAGCGGCTTTTGCTGTAGCAAAAAAACTTTTTGGGATTTCATTTGAAGAAAAAAATGCTGTTGCACTTTGGCATCCTGATGCACGTTTATGGGAAGTAAAGAAATCTGATGGAAGTTTTCTTGGGCATTTTATTGGTGATTATTTTGCACGCTCTTCAAAGCGATCTGGAGCATGGATGAATAGTCTACAAGTGCAGCATAAATTGGATGGTGGGCAAAAGCCTATTATCTACAATATTTGTAATTTTGCAAAGCCACCCAAAGGCGAGATTGCTCTTTTATCACTTGATGATGCACAAACACTTTTTCATGAATTTGGACATGCATTGCACGGTTTGCTTTCTGATGTAACGTGGCCATCTGTAGCGTGCACATCGGTTTCGCGGGATTTTGTTGAACTTCCTTCTCAACTTTACGAGCATTGGTTAACCGTACCAGAGATCTTAAAATCGTATGCTACACATGCAAAGACGGGGCTTCCTATACCACAAGCATTGATGGATAAAATTGTATCAGCACAGACATTTGATGCTGGTTTTTCTGCGGTAGAATTTATCTCATCAGCTTTAGTGGATATGGCTATTCATCAGAGAGAAACGATATCTGATCCAACAATGTTTGAGCATCAGGAATTGGAGAAGTTGCAAATGCCTAATACAATTATAATGCGTCATCGTCCTCCACATTTTACGCATATATTTTCAAGTGATGGTTATGCAGCTGGTTATTATTCTTATTTATGGTCAGAAGTGCTAGATGCCGATGCTTTTCAGGCTTTTGAAGAAACCGGTGATGTTTTTAATTCACAGCTCGCTGATCGGTTAAAACGTTTTATCTATTCTGCTGGAGGGAGCCGGGATCCAGAGGAGCTCTATAAGGCTTTTCGGGGACGTTTGCCTTCACCAGAGGCGATGATTAAAAAACGTGGATTATAA
- the galU gene encoding UTP--glucose-1-phosphate uridylyltransferase GalU, whose protein sequence is MRKIRKAVFPVAGLGTRFLPATKTIPKEMLTVVDKPVIQYVVDEAREAGIEHFIFVTGRNKAVIEDYFDTQVELYTTLAERGKRGELDHLQALQLPPGTTSFTRQQQPLGLGHALWCARELVGEEPFALLLPDMLIQAKKSCLSEMVNLYEKTAGGNIVAVQECDPGEAHKYGIVGKGKQIANGFEITKMVEKPKKGTAPSNLYINGRYILQPEIFNILSDQERGSGNEIQLTDAMMRLLNEQDFFGFQLEGRTFDCGSKAGFIEANVAFSLARADMHSQVSASLKNLLEIIKIEKL, encoded by the coding sequence GTGCGTAAAATTCGGAAAGCAGTATTTCCCGTGGCTGGTCTTGGTACGCGTTTTCTACCTGCAACAAAAACAATTCCTAAAGAAATGCTAACTGTTGTTGATAAGCCTGTTATTCAATATGTAGTAGATGAAGCACGTGAAGCAGGTATTGAGCATTTTATTTTTGTGACTGGACGTAATAAAGCAGTCATTGAGGATTATTTTGATACGCAAGTTGAATTATATACAACACTTGCCGAACGTGGTAAGAGAGGAGAACTTGATCATTTACAAGCTTTACAACTTCCACCAGGGACAACTTCTTTCACGCGCCAACAACAGCCTTTGGGGCTAGGACATGCTCTTTGGTGCGCGCGTGAGTTAGTTGGGGAGGAACCTTTTGCTTTATTGTTACCCGATATGCTTATACAAGCTAAAAAGAGTTGCCTTTCTGAGATGGTTAATCTTTATGAGAAAACCGCTGGTGGCAATATTGTCGCGGTTCAGGAGTGTGATCCTGGAGAAGCACATAAATATGGTATTGTTGGAAAAGGCAAACAGATTGCAAATGGTTTTGAAATTACAAAAATGGTAGAAAAACCAAAAAAAGGAACAGCTCCTTCGAATTTATACATCAATGGGCGTTATATCTTACAACCAGAAATTTTTAATATTCTCTCCGATCAAGAACGAGGATCAGGAAACGAAATTCAGTTAACAGATGCGATGATGCGGCTTTTAAATGAGCAAGATTTTTTTGGTTTTCAGTTAGAGGGGCGCACTTTTGATTGTGGTTCTAAAGCTGGTTTTATTGAAGCTAACGTTGCATTTTCTTTAGCACGCGCTGATATGCACAGCCAAGTTTCTGCCTCATTGAAAAATTTACTAGAAATCATTAAAATAGAAAAGTTATAG
- the typA gene encoding translational GTPase TypA has product MQLRNIAIIAHVDHGKTTLVDELLKQSGNFRDNQRTSARMMDSNDIEKERGITILAKVTSVVWKDTRINIVDTPGHADFGGEVERILNMVDGAIVLVDAAEGPMPQTKFVVGKALKVGLRPIVAINKIDRADARADEVINEVFDLFAALDANDEQLDFPILYGSGRDGWMAETPEGPKDQGLSPLFDLVTRHVPSPSIAEGPFRMIGTILEADPFLGRIITGRIHSGSIKPNQNVKVLRQDGKVLETGRISKILAFRGLERQPIEESIAGDIVAIAGLQKGTVADTFCDPAVNEPLTAQPIDPPTVTMSFLVNDSPLAGTEGDKVTSRVIRDRLLKEAEGNVALKIEESTDKDSFYVSGRGELQLAVLIENMRREGFELSVSRPRVVMQKDENGTTLEPIEEVVIDVDEEYSGTVVQKMSERKGEMIELRPSGGNRVRLVFYAPTRGLIGYQSELLTDTRGTAIMNRLFHAYEPYKGDIGGRVNGVMISNDNGESVAYALFNLEDRGPMIIDAGVKVYQGMIIGIHSRDNDLEVNVLKAKKLTNMRASGKDEAVKLTPPVKMTLERALSWIQDDELVEVTPKNIRLRKLYLDPNERKRFEKTRSSLSN; this is encoded by the coding sequence ATGCAATTGCGTAACATTGCCATTATTGCCCATGTTGACCATGGGAAAACAACGCTCGTAGATGAACTCCTCAAGCAATCAGGAAACTTCCGTGATAATCAGCGTACCAGCGCACGTATGATGGATTCAAACGATATTGAAAAAGAACGTGGAATTACAATTCTAGCAAAAGTGACATCCGTTGTTTGGAAAGATACCCGAATTAACATTGTAGATACACCAGGTCATGCTGATTTTGGTGGAGAAGTTGAACGTATCCTAAACATGGTAGATGGAGCAATTGTGCTTGTTGATGCCGCTGAAGGTCCAATGCCGCAAACAAAATTTGTCGTTGGTAAAGCACTGAAAGTAGGATTGCGCCCTATTGTTGCTATTAATAAAATTGACCGTGCTGATGCGCGCGCCGATGAAGTCATCAATGAGGTTTTTGATCTTTTCGCTGCTCTTGATGCAAATGATGAACAGCTTGATTTCCCTATTCTCTATGGATCAGGGCGTGATGGATGGATGGCTGAAACCCCCGAAGGACCAAAAGATCAAGGTCTGAGTCCTTTGTTTGATCTTGTAACTCGCCATGTTCCTTCTCCTAGTATAGCAGAAGGACCATTCCGCATGATCGGAACTATTCTTGAAGCAGATCCATTTTTGGGGCGAATTATTACAGGACGCATTCATTCGGGTTCTATAAAGCCCAATCAAAATGTCAAGGTTCTTAGGCAAGATGGAAAAGTTTTAGAGACTGGGCGTATTTCAAAAATTTTGGCATTTCGTGGGCTGGAACGACAACCCATTGAAGAGAGTATTGCTGGTGATATTGTAGCAATTGCAGGTCTCCAAAAAGGCACCGTTGCTGATACTTTCTGTGATCCTGCAGTCAATGAACCTCTCACTGCTCAACCAATTGATCCTCCTACTGTAACTATGAGCTTTCTCGTCAATGATAGCCCTCTTGCCGGAACTGAAGGAGATAAAGTCACAAGCCGTGTTATCCGTGACCGTTTGTTAAAAGAAGCAGAGGGTAATGTAGCCCTTAAAATTGAAGAATCAACCGATAAAGATTCTTTCTATGTTTCGGGACGAGGAGAATTGCAACTCGCAGTCCTCATCGAAAATATGCGGCGTGAAGGATTTGAGCTTAGCGTTTCACGTCCACGCGTTGTTATGCAAAAAGATGAAAATGGAACAACTCTTGAACCAATCGAGGAAGTTGTCATCGATGTTGATGAGGAATATTCTGGAACTGTTGTTCAAAAAATGTCCGAACGTAAAGGTGAAATGATTGAACTACGTCCCTCTGGAGGTAATCGTGTACGCTTGGTCTTTTACGCACCAACGCGCGGTCTGATCGGCTACCAATCCGAGCTTTTAACTGACACACGTGGTACAGCAATTATGAATCGCCTCTTCCATGCCTATGAACCTTATAAAGGAGACATTGGTGGTCGTGTCAATGGTGTTATGATTTCAAATGATAACGGTGAATCCGTCGCTTATGCTCTTTTTAATCTTGAAGATCGTGGACCTATGATAATCGATGCTGGCGTTAAAGTCTATCAAGGCATGATTATTGGTATACACTCACGCGATAACGACCTAGAAGTCAATGTTTTAAAAGCAAAAAAACTAACCAATATGCGCGCTTCTGGAAAAGATGAGGCTGTAAAATTAACTCCTCCTGTTAAAATGACATTAGAACGTGCTCTATCGTGGATACAAGATGATGAACTTGTAGAAGTAACTCCTAAAAATATTCGTCTACGCAAACTCTATCTAGATCCCAATGAACGAAAACGTTTTGAAAAAACACGCTCATCACTTTCAAACTAA
- a CDS encoding lytic murein transglycosylase: MQKTESKTFFYSEKPINSRALIIGLAVLFSVFLMFFAQLSYANVGFQQWIKEFKKVALTNNILSSTFDMAFKGINAIDPEVLKKAAYQPEFVDPSWNYFDNRVHDIAIMEGQSQTKKWQKWLSQIEKRFGVDRNILLAIWSMESNYGKVLANKDVMRDTIRSLATLAYADQKRAKYAQAQLIAAMTILQNGEITRAQLTGSWAGAMGHTQFIPSSYLAYAIDMDGDGRRDIWTSVPDALATAANLLYMNGWQSKLPWGVEVKLPQGKNLPEDWHSFEQWAKLGVKQANGKHLPSLSERAILKYPDGPEGPIFLVTKNFFVLKRYNNADRYAFAVALLANRIAGHSGLVQDWQRPFPPLTFYERKELQSRLAALGYYKGEMDGIIGTASRKALKAFQLRHGLTANGYPTPEVLSLLRKQ; this comes from the coding sequence ATGCAAAAAACAGAATCTAAGACCTTCTTTTATTCAGAGAAACCGATAAATTCTAGAGCTCTTATCATTGGTTTAGCGGTTCTTTTCTCTGTTTTTTTAATGTTTTTTGCACAACTTTCATACGCTAATGTTGGTTTTCAACAGTGGATTAAAGAATTTAAAAAAGTAGCTCTCACCAATAATATTTTATCCTCTACATTTGATATGGCTTTTAAAGGAATCAACGCAATTGATCCAGAAGTTTTAAAAAAAGCCGCATACCAACCGGAATTTGTTGATCCTTCATGGAACTATTTCGACAATCGTGTTCATGACATTGCAATTATGGAAGGACAGAGCCAAACTAAAAAATGGCAAAAGTGGCTTTCTCAAATTGAAAAACGTTTTGGTGTTGATCGTAATATCCTCCTGGCGATTTGGTCAATGGAAAGCAATTATGGAAAAGTTTTAGCAAATAAAGATGTGATGCGTGATACCATTCGCTCATTAGCAACCTTAGCCTATGCTGATCAAAAACGCGCAAAATATGCACAAGCGCAATTGATTGCTGCCATGACAATTCTCCAAAACGGTGAAATTACACGTGCACAACTTACTGGCTCTTGGGCTGGTGCAATGGGACATACACAATTTATTCCAAGCAGTTATCTCGCTTATGCCATTGACATGGATGGGGATGGACGACGTGATATTTGGACTTCTGTTCCAGATGCCCTCGCAACCGCTGCTAATCTTCTCTACATGAATGGTTGGCAGTCTAAACTTCCTTGGGGAGTGGAAGTTAAATTGCCGCAAGGAAAAAATCTTCCCGAGGATTGGCATTCATTTGAACAATGGGCAAAGCTAGGTGTAAAACAGGCGAATGGAAAACATTTGCCTTCATTATCTGAACGAGCAATATTGAAATACCCAGATGGGCCAGAAGGACCTATATTTTTAGTAACAAAAAATTTCTTTGTTCTTAAACGTTATAATAATGCAGATCGCTACGCTTTCGCTGTTGCACTTCTTGCTAACCGCATTGCTGGACATTCTGGATTGGTTCAAGATTGGCAGCGACCATTTCCGCCTCTTACTTTTTACGAACGCAAAGAACTGCAATCTCGCTTAGCAGCACTTGGCTATTATAAAGGAGAAATGGATGGCATAATCGGTACAGCCTCTCGAAAAGCACTTAAAGCTTTTCAGCTGCGCCACGGCTTAACAGCAAATGGATATCCAACCCCTGAAGTTCTCTCCCTTCTTCGAAAACAATAA